Proteins encoded by one window of Salinigranum rubrum:
- a CDS encoding SRPBCC family protein has protein sequence MEEFLGGATWFLDLYFDLIDMEVIGDPHRWEVENDWKTPTENFYGDNYHIPMGHKSAIDAGVGSDTATGEKESNLIGVADCDGHGFSFYQIESEEDSYWGHPPEVVETFNHDALSDEQHEVARKSGVTLGTIFPNLSFIFLGGRDDPEKDSVGTFLLRKWEPRGAGKMEVVNWILAPKAASEEYKERVYEVGMSNFSPSGNFEVDDVGIWYGIDDAAGSVFARQNDDVNTLFTMGRGEDPAATVYEDWVGPGTAYLEGGMTDENQLDFYRTWHEAITSDGGL, from the coding sequence TTGGAGGAATTCCTCGGCGGGGCGACCTGGTTCCTCGATCTGTACTTCGACCTCATCGACATGGAGGTCATCGGCGACCCGCACCGCTGGGAGGTGGAAAACGACTGGAAGACGCCGACCGAGAATTTCTACGGGGACAACTACCACATCCCGATGGGTCACAAGTCAGCCATCGACGCCGGCGTCGGCAGCGATACGGCGACCGGCGAGAAGGAGAGCAACCTCATCGGTGTCGCGGACTGCGACGGTCACGGGTTCAGTTTCTACCAGATCGAGTCCGAGGAAGACAGCTACTGGGGTCACCCACCAGAGGTCGTGGAGACGTTCAACCACGACGCGCTGTCAGACGAACAGCACGAGGTCGCCCGGAAGTCCGGCGTGACGCTGGGAACCATCTTCCCGAACCTTTCGTTCATCTTCTTGGGCGGCCGCGACGACCCAGAGAAGGACTCCGTCGGCACGTTCCTGTTACGGAAGTGGGAGCCCCGCGGCGCAGGCAAGATGGAGGTCGTCAACTGGATTCTCGCCCCGAAAGCCGCGTCCGAGGAGTACAAGGAGCGCGTCTACGAGGTCGGTATGTCGAACTTCAGCCCCTCCGGAAACTTCGAGGTTGACGATGTCGGCATCTGGTACGGCATCGACGACGCCGCGGGCAGCGTCTTTGCTCGCCAGAACGACGACGTGAACACGCTGTTCACGATGGGTCGCGGCGAGGACCCGGCAGCGACTGTCTACGAGGACTGGGTCGGCCCCGGCACGGCGTACCTCGAGGGGGGCATGACTGACGAGAACCAGCTCGATTTCTACCGAACCTGGCACGAGGCCATTACCTCCGACGGGGGGCTGTAG
- a CDS encoding helix-turn-helix domain-containing protein, with protein MRELVFALEYEPGCNRVADALADHPDARVRSLSLHATADRLWRVDHATGTPEALDAVEDAFLSADYYADCLATEDCGATQTTRILDRADDTLILYSDWERTPTCASVPHIARDHFGDGVLFETRHEGRHYTWRLIHAGEGDVAAFFHALEVAVGECAQMEMLRTANTTTSAGGSDGTPSGLPPAQEAALQAAVEHGYYESPREVDVGELAEHLGVPRSTLTYRLRRAEEHLAKQHVAGERVTEERLISR; from the coding sequence ATGCGCGAACTCGTCTTCGCCCTTGAGTACGAGCCAGGCTGCAACAGGGTGGCGGACGCCCTCGCCGACCACCCCGACGCCCGTGTCCGCTCGCTCTCGCTGCACGCCACTGCCGACCGCCTCTGGCGGGTCGACCACGCCACCGGAACTCCAGAAGCGCTCGACGCCGTTGAGGACGCCTTTCTCAGCGCCGACTACTACGCTGACTGTCTCGCGACCGAGGACTGCGGCGCAACGCAGACCACTCGTATTCTGGATCGGGCGGACGACACACTCATCCTCTACTCCGACTGGGAGCGCACCCCCACTTGCGCCTCAGTCCCCCACATCGCTCGCGACCACTTCGGCGACGGCGTGCTGTTCGAGACGCGTCACGAGGGACGCCACTACACGTGGCGGCTCATCCACGCCGGCGAAGGCGACGTAGCTGCGTTCTTTCACGCCCTCGAGGTCGCCGTCGGAGAATGCGCTCAGATGGAGATGCTCCGCACCGCGAATACAACCACATCAGCCGGGGGAAGCGACGGGACACCGAGTGGATTGCCTCCAGCTCAAGAGGCCGCACTCCAGGCTGCCGTCGAACACGGTTATTACGAGTCGCCCCGAGAGGTTGACGTCGGTGAGCTGGCTGAGCATCTCGGCGTGCCGCGGTCAACACTTACTTACCGACTCCGTCGGGCGGAGGAACATTTAGCGAAGCAACACGTTGCCGGCGAGCGGGTCACGGAAGAACGGCTAATATCGCGCTGA
- a CDS encoding small multi-drug export protein: MKEKLVSRLLGRSRPRSCFSIVGGGVLLAIHLTGLDPTFSLGVNPLLIGDLSIEESLRNTSPLVQYVLVFIFAATPALELWAVIPIGIALGMNPLGVAIFGFLGNIIPVYLVIIFFTRIKNWLQAREYIGENPAKSRKRSYKFFKKYGLPGFAVGAPFLVGVHIAAFLVLTMGAKRRKALLWMTVSIAFWTVILTTASLAL, encoded by the coding sequence GTGAAGGAGAAATTAGTATCTCGCTTATTAGGACGTAGTCGCCCGAGAAGTTGTTTCTCAATCGTTGGTGGAGGGGTTCTATTAGCGATTCATCTCACAGGCCTAGACCCAACGTTTTCACTAGGAGTAAACCCCCTCCTCATTGGTGACCTATCTATCGAAGAGAGTCTTCGAAACACCAGTCCGCTTGTCCAATACGTGCTTGTATTCATTTTCGCGGCGACTCCTGCGTTGGAACTGTGGGCAGTGATTCCAATCGGAATCGCACTGGGAATGAATCCACTTGGAGTAGCCATATTCGGATTTTTGGGGAATATTATACCAGTATACCTCGTGATTATATTTTTCACCCGTATCAAAAATTGGCTGCAAGCGAGGGAATACATTGGCGAAAACCCAGCCAAGTCGAGAAAACGATCTTATAAGTTCTTCAAAAAATATGGGCTTCCAGGGTTCGCTGTCGGCGCACCCTTCCTGGTCGGGGTCCACATTGCCGCGTTTCTGGTTCTTACAATGGGTGCGAAGAGACGGAAGGCTTTGCTGTGGATGACAGTCTCCATTGCCTTTTGGACAGTTATTCTTACTACAGCTTCCTTAGCTTTGTAG
- a CDS encoding sodium:solute symporter family protein, translating into MTELSTVPLQILPERFAEEIASGLPIALAVLGAYIVAFLTITYLARRNYSEDLSDYVVASRGLGWIVASLTLVATVLSGVGMAGFPGTVYAVGIPFITMIIVGYAATAPAIWYLGRRIWVVGKEYDLNTPGDLLGDYYQSDTIRLYTVLASVAFNTTYIVAQLLAGGLILTVLTGGIVPFTTGVLILAIVVVLHVISTGMRGIAYLDTFNGALISVLLGAFGIFIVIHAGGVETVFTGLGGSLGGYTTVPGLTGLFTPEVIVLFGILVTVGNSLVAPASWVRMYTVDNERNFARIAATMVGIFTLIYVFGTSFIGIYGRSVMPGGTNPDTVSSLLAFEVMPFAIAALFLVGILAAIVSTTDSYAHVMAATVVRDFVKPFVKSDLTESSELLLNKVVIVVTMVAGIVGALLYPGLITPLALIVGGVTVQLLPPLIGAVAWPRASTEAAIISPAVGAVALLLFQVQMIPNPFVTPLVPGLVTASVLNIVVFVAVSYLTSPQPLRKIEAYHGLIHREL; encoded by the coding sequence ATGACTGAGTTATCGACGGTTCCGTTGCAGATTCTTCCGGAGAGGTTTGCGGAGGAGATCGCGAGCGGACTGCCGATTGCACTGGCCGTGCTGGGGGCGTACATCGTAGCGTTCCTCACGATAACGTACCTCGCCCGGCGCAATTATTCCGAAGACCTCTCGGACTACGTCGTCGCGTCGCGGGGGCTCGGCTGGATCGTCGCCTCGCTCACACTCGTTGCGACAGTGCTCAGTGGGGTCGGGATGGCTGGCTTCCCTGGGACCGTCTATGCGGTGGGGATTCCGTTCATCACAATGATCATTGTTGGCTATGCCGCGACGGCTCCGGCGATCTGGTACCTCGGACGGCGTATCTGGGTCGTCGGCAAGGAGTACGACCTCAACACGCCTGGTGACCTCTTGGGTGACTACTACCAGAGCGACACGATTCGCCTGTACACCGTACTGGCGAGCGTCGCATTCAATACGACGTACATCGTCGCACAGTTACTTGCGGGTGGTCTAATCCTGACGGTCCTCACCGGCGGTATCGTCCCGTTCACCACGGGCGTCCTCATCCTCGCTATCGTCGTCGTGCTGCATGTCATCAGCACCGGCATGCGCGGTATCGCGTACCTCGACACGTTCAACGGGGCACTCATCTCCGTGCTCCTTGGCGCGTTCGGCATTTTCATCGTGATCCACGCCGGCGGAGTAGAAACTGTGTTCACCGGACTCGGCGGCTCGCTCGGCGGTTATACGACAGTTCCCGGACTGACAGGGCTGTTCACACCGGAAGTCATCGTCCTGTTCGGTATCCTCGTCACCGTCGGGAACTCGCTCGTGGCCCCCGCCTCGTGGGTGCGGATGTACACGGTCGATAACGAGCGTAACTTCGCACGGATCGCGGCGACGATGGTCGGCATCTTCACGCTCATCTACGTGTTCGGGACGAGTTTCATCGGCATCTACGGCCGGTCGGTGATGCCCGGCGGGACGAACCCGGATACTGTCTCGTCGTTGCTCGCGTTCGAGGTCATGCCCTTTGCTATTGCCGCACTATTCCTCGTCGGAATCCTCGCCGCTATCGTCTCGACCACCGACTCCTACGCTCATGTCATGGCTGCCACCGTCGTCCGCGACTTCGTGAAACCGTTCGTCAAATCGGATCTCACCGAGTCGTCAGAGCTTTTGTTGAATAAGGTTGTCATCGTCGTTACGATGGTCGCCGGGATCGTCGGCGCGCTTCTCTACCCTGGTTTGATCACGCCGCTTGCGCTCATCGTTGGCGGAGTCACTGTCCAGCTGTTGCCGCCTCTCATCGGTGCGGTCGCCTGGCCGCGTGCTTCCACCGAAGCGGCGATTATCTCCCCCGCAGTGGGGGCGGTCGCACTCCTCCTCTTCCAGGTGCAGATGATTCCGAACCCGTTCGTGACGCCGCTCGTGCCTGGCCTCGTCACCGCGTCGGTACTCAACATCGTCGTATTCGTCGCCGTGAGCTACTTGACGAGCCCGCAGCCGCTACGCAAGATCGAAGCGTACCACGGACTCATCCACCGCGAACTCTGA
- a CDS encoding M29 family metallopeptidase: MEEAGLLVPLFRRQMEHCNVTEDETVALVTDVKSKREFVGASFAAAHDIGADAFEVKVPEYGRNSVGAEVSAGQGGTLRLPGGPVEACKAADLVFDFTLEGFIHVPERTAIRNAGTRILRVGAREPFVLRRLMPWTSEEAAEVKARVTAASERLAAADEMRITSSHGTDLTMEVEPDTAFASYGFVDEPGKWDVWGQNMVSNYPTNVNGTIVIGPGDYNVVPFADYYDAPVECVVEDSYIVEINGEGGDAELMRGHMGSYDDRDVFATSHFGWGLNKNGRFYNMAIHDRKPDETGVSASEGRVWSGNMLWSTGPNTHQERYTPCHYDIAQKGCTVTLDGETVVEDGDLVD, translated from the coding sequence ATGGAAGAAGCAGGCCTACTAGTGCCGCTGTTCCGTCGGCAGATGGAACACTGCAACGTGACCGAGGATGAGACTGTGGCACTCGTCACAGACGTCAAGAGCAAGCGTGAGTTCGTTGGTGCGAGCTTTGCGGCCGCACACGATATCGGAGCGGACGCGTTCGAAGTGAAGGTTCCGGAGTACGGTCGGAACTCCGTCGGCGCCGAGGTGTCCGCCGGCCAGGGCGGAACGCTGCGACTGCCCGGCGGCCCCGTCGAAGCGTGTAAGGCCGCCGATCTGGTGTTCGACTTTACGCTCGAAGGGTTCATCCACGTTCCCGAGCGGACCGCGATCAGAAACGCGGGGACGCGTATCCTTCGGGTCGGTGCACGCGAACCGTTCGTGCTTCGGCGCCTGATGCCCTGGACGAGCGAGGAGGCAGCGGAGGTCAAAGCACGGGTGACAGCAGCGAGCGAGCGACTTGCTGCTGCCGACGAGATGCGCATCACGTCGTCCCACGGGACCGATCTCACGATGGAGGTCGAACCCGATACAGCGTTTGCTTCCTACGGGTTCGTCGACGAACCCGGGAAGTGGGACGTCTGGGGCCAGAACATGGTGTCGAACTACCCGACAAACGTCAACGGGACAATAGTCATCGGACCGGGCGACTACAACGTTGTTCCGTTCGCTGACTACTACGATGCGCCGGTCGAGTGCGTCGTCGAAGACAGCTACATCGTCGAAATCAACGGTGAGGGTGGCGACGCCGAACTGATGCGTGGACACATGGGGAGCTACGACGACCGTGACGTGTTCGCGACGAGCCACTTCGGCTGGGGACTCAACAAGAACGGACGGTTCTACAACATGGCGATCCATGACCGGAAACCCGACGAAACTGGTGTCAGTGCGAGTGAAGGCCGTGTCTGGTCCGGCAACATGCTCTGGAGTACGGGGCCGAACACCCACCAGGAGCGGTACACGCCGTGTCACTACGACATCGCGCAAAAGGGCTGTACGGTCACACTCGACGGCGAGACAGTCGTCGAGGACGGCGACCTCGTCGACTGA
- the hcaB gene encoding 3-(cis-5,6-dihydroxycyclohexa-1,3-dien-1-yl)propanoate dehydrogenase, with product MTWLDNQVALVTGGGSGLGRAVVRRYLEEGAQVAVLDLDRERLDELEAEFDDIVTVQGDVTSLADNERGVSTAVDAFGHLDVFVGNAGVFDDNISLPELDLDDVDSNFAELFEVNVLGYLLGARTALPELVKTEGRMVFTASQASFHSDGGGILYVPSKHAIAGIVRQLAFELAPTVRVNGVAPGYVPTDLSTTDSLGGERGIVSPEEFEAANHPLNIVPQPEDYTGAYVLLASPANSRPMTGTIIRADLGRSVRGITSVAGRATEFVTDGLDPSQ from the coding sequence ATGACGTGGCTTGACAATCAGGTAGCACTGGTCACAGGTGGCGGCTCCGGCCTCGGACGGGCGGTCGTTCGACGGTACCTCGAGGAGGGTGCGCAGGTTGCTGTCCTCGACCTTGATCGCGAGCGACTTGACGAGTTAGAGGCCGAGTTTGACGATATCGTGACCGTCCAGGGGGACGTGACGTCGCTCGCGGACAACGAACGGGGAGTCTCGACGGCGGTGGACGCGTTCGGTCATCTCGACGTGTTCGTCGGGAATGCCGGTGTCTTCGACGACAACATCTCGTTGCCGGAACTGGACCTCGACGACGTCGACTCGAACTTCGCCGAACTATTCGAGGTCAACGTGCTGGGATACCTCCTGGGCGCACGGACTGCGCTTCCCGAACTGGTCAAGACGGAGGGCCGCATGGTGTTTACTGCGTCGCAGGCGAGTTTCCACTCGGACGGCGGTGGTATCCTGTACGTCCCCTCGAAACATGCCATCGCAGGCATCGTCCGTCAACTGGCGTTCGAGCTCGCGCCGACAGTCCGGGTCAACGGCGTCGCCCCGGGCTACGTGCCGACCGACCTCAGCACCACCGACTCGCTCGGTGGTGAGCGCGGCATCGTCTCCCCAGAAGAGTTTGAGGCCGCCAATCACCCGCTCAACATCGTACCGCAGCCCGAAGATTACACTGGGGCCTACGTGCTGCTGGCGTCGCCGGCGAATTCACGCCCGATGACCGGAACCATCATCCGCGCGGACCTCGGACGGTCCGTCCGTGGTATCACATCGGTCGCTGGCCGAGCGACGGAGTTCGTCACCGATGGGCTCGATCCCTCCCAGTAA
- a CDS encoding aromatic-ring-hydroxylating dioxygenase subunit beta has product MSETVSNPQLRARCEEFLYHTAELLDNRQLSEWHDLVTEDIDYRVPIRTTRERSNRTEFSDSSFHMKEDWGTLEVRTERMQSDFAWSEDPPSRTRRHVSNVRIVDDDGEEVRLKNNLLVFRQRGDETEPEILSMERHDTLRRTDDGFKIAKRLVLLDHTIIPTNTLSIIL; this is encoded by the coding sequence ATGAGCGAGACCGTCTCGAACCCGCAGCTCCGGGCCAGGTGCGAGGAGTTCCTATACCACACGGCCGAACTCCTCGACAATCGTCAGCTCTCCGAGTGGCACGATCTCGTGACCGAGGACATCGACTACAGGGTTCCCATCCGCACGACTCGCGAGCGGTCGAACCGCACGGAATTCAGTGACTCCTCGTTCCACATGAAGGAGGACTGGGGAACCCTGGAAGTGCGGACCGAGCGCATGCAGAGCGACTTCGCGTGGTCCGAGGACCCGCCGTCGCGCACCCGCCGTCACGTAAGCAACGTCCGTATTGTCGACGACGATGGCGAGGAGGTCCGACTCAAGAACAACCTCCTCGTCTTCCGGCAGCGGGGCGACGAGACCGAACCGGAAATCCTCTCGATGGAGCGGCACGACACGCTCCGCCGTACCGATGACGGGTTCAAGATCGCCAAACGGCTCGTCCTGCTCGACCACACCATCATCCCGACGAACACGCTCTCCATCATCCTATGA
- a CDS encoding aspartate dehydrogenase, translating into MPRTVALLGFGTIGQEIARAIDDGTISSSLGAIYDNQPDRVEERIRQFSVEPRIVTEMHQLTASADLIVEAAGQSAVKEYAVSVLESGCDLMLLSVGALADADLWKHLSTTAERTGASIYAPSGAIAGIDAIKAASRVGALDSVSLTTIKNPSSFEGAPYLDTLDYQVQSLSEPRVVFEGTATDAAAAFPSNINVAVILSLAGLGTDRTRVRIVADPNEKSNVHQLDATGRTGTIETTVRNVPSPNNPKTSYLAPGSVIEKLQDLESTFHIGT; encoded by the coding sequence ATGCCGCGAACAGTAGCCTTGCTCGGATTCGGGACTATCGGTCAGGAAATTGCCCGCGCGATCGACGATGGGACGATCAGTTCGTCTCTGGGTGCTATCTACGACAATCAGCCGGACCGCGTCGAAGAACGGATTCGACAGTTCTCGGTGGAGCCACGGATCGTCACGGAGATGCACCAGTTGACAGCCTCGGCAGACCTCATCGTCGAAGCAGCGGGACAGTCTGCAGTCAAGGAGTACGCCGTATCCGTGCTCGAATCCGGCTGTGACCTCATGCTGCTCAGCGTCGGCGCACTCGCGGATGCCGACCTCTGGAAGCACCTGTCGACGACTGCCGAACGGACCGGAGCGTCGATCTACGCCCCCTCAGGTGCTATTGCGGGAATCGACGCGATCAAAGCCGCTTCTCGTGTCGGTGCACTTGACTCGGTGTCGCTGACAACCATAAAGAACCCGAGCTCATTCGAAGGGGCGCCCTACCTCGACACGCTTGATTATCAAGTCCAGTCGTTGAGCGAGCCGAGGGTCGTATTCGAGGGGACCGCCACCGATGCTGCGGCAGCTTTTCCCTCGAACATCAACGTCGCTGTCATCCTGAGTCTCGCGGGACTCGGAACGGACCGGACGAGGGTTCGCATCGTCGCTGACCCCAACGAAAAAAGTAACGTGCACCAGCTCGACGCTACCGGCAGGACTGGTACGATTGAGACGACAGTTCGAAACGTACCTTCACCGAACAATCCTAAGACGAGCTATCTCGCTCCGGGCTCTGTCATCGAGAAACTGCAGGACTTGGAATCGACTTTCCACATCGGAACATAA
- a CDS encoding thiamine pyrophosphate-binding protein: protein MTTGGDTVAQLLVDNSVSEVYTLAGNQTVSLVNGLDQRDVSVVTARHEYNAAVMADTYGRLTGDPGVAITVAGPGGTNALTGVAQAYTAASPMVCISAVLPEDAPTEALHGVDDQHFLEKAFKPATKWSTQVHDPDLLPEVVDRAFDIAMSGRPGPVFIGIDETILMEEVDITDPPFRLTRQEDAPPTADAVGDALSPLFDTTHRALYVGKGVLRAFAWDEVVTIAEQLDCPVVCPRHYPDSFPNDHELFAGTVGMADHPAATRALADADAVLSIGVRPSSHEAAILGDRTGLDTEIVYFHAGAREHPQTQANSVVAGELDGILKATGEHIETGDGSTDSSYRETVAAEMERVAVDTDAYLDEIRDQTPIHPLLIMTELRDAADDDIVITGDAGAAGGAWPNDAFEYRAPNSFQHSRLYDSMGFPIPAGNTAKLVDPERQVVNLIGDGGFLMCNMELATAVETATDAVTIVMNDSKYGMIWNYQRNSGYDSVGTDIPQTNIAAIADGFGARGIRVENPSEVRPALEEALAADEHVVLDIVTDPKAEYVSRKIW from the coding sequence ATGACAACTGGAGGAGATACTGTAGCACAGCTTCTAGTCGATAACAGCGTCTCGGAGGTCTACACTCTCGCAGGCAACCAGACTGTTAGTCTCGTCAACGGTCTCGACCAGCGTGACGTCTCTGTCGTCACTGCACGTCACGAATACAATGCCGCCGTCATGGCTGATACGTACGGGCGTCTCACAGGCGATCCTGGCGTCGCGATTACCGTCGCGGGCCCCGGTGGGACGAACGCGCTGACCGGTGTCGCACAGGCCTACACCGCCGCGTCCCCGATGGTCTGCATCAGCGCTGTCCTTCCGGAAGACGCTCCAACCGAAGCGCTCCACGGCGTCGACGACCAGCATTTCCTCGAAAAGGCGTTCAAGCCAGCCACAAAGTGGAGTACACAGGTCCACGATCCGGATCTGCTGCCCGAGGTCGTCGATCGCGCGTTCGATATCGCAATGAGCGGGCGACCGGGACCGGTTTTCATCGGCATCGACGAAACGATTCTCATGGAGGAAGTCGACATCACAGATCCGCCCTTTAGACTGACACGGCAGGAGGACGCCCCCCCGACCGCGGACGCGGTTGGTGACGCACTCAGCCCGTTATTCGACACGACGCACCGCGCCCTGTACGTTGGCAAGGGCGTTCTGCGAGCGTTCGCGTGGGACGAGGTGGTCACTATCGCAGAGCAACTCGACTGCCCCGTGGTTTGTCCACGGCACTATCCGGACTCCTTCCCGAACGACCACGAACTGTTCGCGGGAACGGTCGGCATGGCGGACCACCCCGCGGCGACCCGTGCACTCGCAGACGCCGACGCTGTGCTCTCAATTGGTGTCCGCCCGAGTTCGCACGAAGCAGCCATCCTCGGCGATCGGACCGGTCTCGACACGGAGATCGTGTATTTCCACGCGGGGGCCCGAGAGCATCCCCAGACGCAGGCGAACTCTGTTGTTGCCGGGGAACTCGATGGGATTCTCAAAGCCACGGGAGAACATATCGAAACTGGGGACGGATCGACCGATAGCTCGTACCGCGAGACTGTCGCCGCGGAGATGGAACGCGTCGCGGTCGACACGGACGCGTATCTCGACGAGATTCGCGACCAGACGCCGATTCACCCGCTTCTTATCATGACCGAGCTTCGTGACGCTGCCGACGACGACATCGTTATCACCGGCGACGCGGGAGCCGCCGGGGGTGCCTGGCCGAACGACGCGTTCGAGTACCGGGCGCCGAACTCGTTCCAGCACTCACGGCTGTACGACTCGATGGGGTTCCCGATTCCGGCCGGGAACACGGCGAAACTCGTTGACCCCGAGAGACAGGTCGTCAATCTCATCGGTGACGGTGGATTCCTCATGTGCAACATGGAACTTGCAACGGCGGTTGAGACGGCCACCGACGCCGTCACCATCGTGATGAACGACTCAAAATACGGGATGATCTGGAACTACCAGCGGAACAGCGGCTACGATTCCGTTGGAACGGACATCCCGCAGACGAACATCGCAGCGATTGCCGACGGCTTCGGCGCCCGGGGAATCCGCGTCGAGAACCCCTCGGAGGTCCGCCCGGCGCTCGAAGAAGCGCTCGCGGCCGACGAGCACGTCGTCCTCGACATCGTCACCGACCCCAAAGCCGAGTACGTCTCACGGAAAATCTGGTAG
- a CDS encoding alpha/beta hydrolase family protein, translating into MKPTPDDIQLRAINYKSEDGRQFDGFEMTSEQTTFDGRQTGAVFLHGLRGFALGGGISPVAYPLARAGMRCLTINKRNSGKLYETSDFAEVDRDIRGAVERLTEQGCEEIVIWGRSLGATEAAYYQGLRNDPDVDAVVLAAPFADIRERSTRGYFAAISDDPDQAYETFVQRARNLVEAGRGNEIVALPRPVGDEIEYIPMTAASFLSYRSPESKCATVDWTPDIKIPILLVPHSSDRNVTPTEAEEIAETATASPLVEVEPIAADHFFTGNERRVAELTVSFIKRARDH; encoded by the coding sequence ATGAAGCCGACACCAGACGACATTCAACTGCGCGCGATCAACTACAAAAGCGAGGACGGCCGTCAGTTCGACGGATTCGAGATGACGAGCGAACAGACCACGTTCGATGGGCGACAGACCGGGGCCGTGTTTCTCCACGGTCTTCGGGGGTTCGCACTCGGCGGCGGCATCTCGCCCGTCGCCTACCCGCTCGCCCGGGCGGGCATGCGGTGTCTCACGATCAACAAGCGAAACAGTGGGAAACTGTACGAGACGTCCGACTTCGCCGAGGTAGATCGCGATATTCGCGGAGCGGTCGAACGACTGACCGAACAGGGCTGTGAGGAAATCGTCATCTGGGGTCGGAGCCTCGGTGCGACCGAAGCCGCATACTACCAGGGGCTGCGCAACGACCCAGACGTGGATGCTGTCGTCCTCGCGGCACCGTTCGCCGACATCCGTGAGCGGTCAACCAGAGGCTACTTCGCGGCGATCTCCGATGATCCAGACCAGGCGTACGAGACGTTCGTCCAGCGAGCTCGGAACCTCGTCGAGGCGGGGCGTGGCAACGAAATCGTCGCCCTCCCACGGCCTGTCGGGGATGAGATCGAGTACATCCCGATGACGGCTGCGTCGTTCCTGTCGTACCGCTCTCCGGAGAGCAAGTGTGCGACCGTCGATTGGACGCCCGACATTAAGATTCCAATCCTGCTCGTGCCGCACTCCTCGGATCGGAACGTCACGCCGACCGAAGCGGAGGAGATTGCCGAGACGGCTACCGCGAGTCCGCTCGTCGAGGTCGAGCCCATCGCCGCTGACCATTTTTTCACGGGCAACGAACGACGGGTTGCAGAGCTCACGGTGTCGTTCATCAAGCGTGCACGTGATCACTGA
- a CDS encoding TrmB family transcriptional regulator has protein sequence MASFCDLGLSSYEERVYTALLELRTGTAEEIADQSDVPMGRIYDVLNSLESREVVRRNPNSRPREYSPVDPELVVSRLLEQRKQELDVKQAQLESTAADLLSQIGQKAPIDGKFWIANEDERSLFDGLVNRANRVTDEWMMTWTASAGGLFGLEDPNDEIWPYFGDVLEKETQFKLLMTTQLINILPNDFVEEMADAIDDYPNFEVRITDGVYNSLDIIDQTDLAVYVADPFDPQSILGITQINNPEYIKLVKSSFITHWNGAEQFKKTTGQGDA, from the coding sequence ATGGCGAGTTTCTGTGATCTCGGGCTATCAAGCTATGAAGAACGAGTATATACTGCCCTTCTTGAGCTTCGCACCGGCACAGCAGAGGAGATCGCAGATCAAAGCGATGTCCCCATGGGACGGATCTACGATGTGCTGAACAGCCTTGAGTCACGTGAAGTGGTGCGGAGAAACCCGAATTCACGTCCTCGAGAATACAGCCCTGTCGATCCCGAACTGGTCGTGTCCCGCCTGCTGGAGCAGCGAAAACAAGAACTGGACGTCAAACAAGCACAGTTAGAGTCGACTGCAGCCGATCTTCTTTCACAGATCGGTCAAAAGGCTCCCATCGACGGGAAGTTCTGGATAGCAAATGAGGATGAACGGTCATTGTTTGATGGCCTCGTCAACCGAGCCAACCGTGTGACAGATGAGTGGATGATGACGTGGACGGCGAGCGCTGGAGGGCTGTTCGGTCTTGAAGATCCTAATGATGAGATATGGCCGTATTTTGGGGATGTATTAGAGAAAGAAACCCAATTTAAACTACTTATGACCACCCAATTGATTAACATACTCCCAAACGACTTTGTCGAGGAAATGGCGGACGCGATTGATGATTATCCTAATTTCGAAGTCCGAATTACCGACGGTGTATATAATTCACTAGATATAATCGATCAAACTGATCTCGCCGTCTACGTGGCTGACCCGTTTGACCCACAATCGATCCTTGGTATAACTCAAATAAATAATCCAGAATACATTAAATTGGTCAAGTCCTCATTTATTACCCATTGGAATGGAGCAGAGCAGTTCAAGAAGACCACGGGTCAGGGAGACGCGTAA